A DNA window from Arachis hypogaea cultivar Tifrunner chromosome 18, arahy.Tifrunner.gnm2.J5K5, whole genome shotgun sequence contains the following coding sequences:
- the LOC112772211 gene encoding early nodulin-like protein 9, translated as MATTNVLRSNEVGHVLLGLFCLLLLVNKGNAYEFVVGGQKGWSVPSDPNSNSYNQWAEKNRFQIGDSLVFNYQSGQDSVLQVSSEDYASCNTDGSSEKFSDGHTVIKLKQSGPHYFISGNKDNCAKNEKLVVIVMADRTNRNTNQTGTAVSPSPSPLPTLSTESIAPSPPTAGTVGPTPPTGTVGAPPPTGTVGAPPPTPAGTVGAPPPTPTGTMGTPPPLQGVSPPPPGTSLTNPTSAPVSQPPPNAASSVFLSFVGSLGALMASILVLSF; from the exons ATGGCTACTACCAATGTTTTAAGGTCTAATGAAGTGGGTCATGTCTTATTGGGATTGTTCTGTCTATTGCTCTTGGTAAACAAGGGTAATGCTTATGAGTTTGTAGTAGGGGGTCAAAAGGGTTGGAGTGTTCCAAGTGACCCCAATTCCAATTCTTACAATCAATGGGCAGAAAAGAACAGATTTCAAATAGGAGACTCCCTAG TGTTCAATTACCAATCTGGTCAAGACTCGGTGCTTCAAGTAAGTAGTGAAGACTATGCAAGCTGCAACACTGATGGATCTTCTGAAAAATTCTCTGACGGCCATACAGTCATCAAGCTGAAGCAATCAGGGCCACACTATTTCATAAGCGGAAACAAAGACAACTGTGCCAAGAATGAGAAACTAGTGGTGATTGTGATGGCTGACAGGACCAACAGAAACACCAACCAAACAGGCACTGCtgtttctccttctccttctccattGCCCACTCTCTCAACAGAGTCAATTGCTCCTTCACCACCAACAGCAGGGACTGTTGGCCCTACACCACCAACAGGAACTGTGGGTGCTCCTCCACCAACAGGGACTGTCGGTGCGCCACCACCAACACCAGCAGGGACTGTAGGTGCTCCACCACCTACACCAACCGGGACTATGGGGACTCCACCTCCTCTGCAAGGAGTTTCACCTCCACCACCAGGGACTTCGTTGACAAACCCAACTTCTGCTCCTGTCAGCCAACCTCCTCCTAATGCCGCTTCTTCAGTCTTTCTCAGCTTTGTTGGCTCTCTTGGAGCACTCATGGCTTCTATTCTGGTTTTATCATTCTAA